In the genome of Halapricum salinum, one region contains:
- the hmgB gene encoding hydroxymethylglutaryl-CoA synthase, which produces MTDVGIDAAEFRSGKLKLDLAETFADEKDDDPAKYTKGLGLHASSFPDAYEDIVTMAANAAKRLMDRKGLAPEDIGRIDVATESAFDHSKPVSTYVAGCLEQVYDGDFHHANKGERKFACIAGTQSIDDAVNWIAAGKNRGRAALVIATDTALYERGDPGEATQGAGAVAMLIDEDPDLTVIEPEQGFGSADETDFLKPNQQFPSVDGKRSMQVYLMRMREALEDFEMQTPTHPDDFALVPFHTPFPGMVRKAAALGYRHVARDTDVEEELAEEIGRQPRPEAFDDEEAYRDALKEYTDKLTETDLYSEWYSRTIEPTLEVSAQVGNWYTGSVHVARIGGLKHARENGIDLDNEQLLVCSYGSGAQAEIHAETVQPGWEDEIAALNIDDQLVERYDISWEQYEQIHDVHNHDESTDIDAYTTPEGEFVFDGWGRMGERKYTYVE; this is translated from the coding sequence ATGACAGACGTAGGCATCGACGCAGCCGAGTTCCGGAGCGGCAAACTCAAGCTCGATCTCGCGGAGACGTTCGCCGACGAGAAAGACGACGACCCCGCCAAGTACACGAAGGGGCTCGGACTGCACGCTTCCTCGTTCCCGGACGCCTACGAGGACATCGTGACGATGGCCGCCAACGCGGCCAAGCGCCTGATGGACCGCAAGGGCCTCGCGCCGGAGGACATCGGCCGGATCGACGTGGCCACCGAGAGCGCGTTCGACCACTCCAAGCCGGTCTCGACGTACGTCGCCGGCTGTCTGGAGCAGGTCTACGACGGCGACTTCCACCACGCGAACAAGGGCGAGCGGAAGTTCGCCTGTATCGCGGGCACCCAGAGCATCGACGACGCCGTCAACTGGATCGCCGCGGGCAAGAATCGCGGCCGCGCGGCGCTGGTGATCGCGACCGACACCGCACTCTACGAGCGTGGCGACCCCGGCGAGGCCACGCAGGGCGCGGGTGCAGTCGCCATGCTCATCGACGAAGATCCCGACCTGACCGTGATCGAGCCGGAGCAGGGCTTCGGCAGCGCCGACGAGACGGATTTCCTCAAACCCAATCAGCAGTTCCCGAGCGTCGACGGCAAGCGCTCGATGCAGGTCTATCTCATGCGGATGCGCGAAGCGTTGGAGGACTTCGAGATGCAGACGCCGACCCACCCGGACGACTTCGCACTCGTCCCGTTCCACACGCCGTTCCCGGGGATGGTTCGGAAGGCCGCCGCCCTGGGGTATCGCCACGTCGCTCGCGACACCGACGTCGAGGAGGAACTGGCCGAGGAGATCGGCCGCCAGCCCCGCCCCGAGGCGTTCGACGACGAGGAGGCGTATCGTGACGCCCTGAAGGAGTACACGGACAAGCTGACCGAAACCGACCTTTACAGTGAGTGGTACTCGCGGACGATCGAGCCGACTCTCGAGGTCTCCGCGCAGGTGGGCAACTGGTACACCGGCTCGGTCCACGTCGCCCGGATCGGCGGGCTGAAACACGCTCGGGAGAACGGGATCGACCTCGATAACGAGCAGCTCCTCGTGTGTTCGTACGGGTCGGGTGCTCAGGCGGAGATCCACGCCGAGACCGTCCAGCCCGGCTGGGAAGATGAGATCGCGGCGCTGAACATCGACGACCAGCTGGTCGAGCGCTACGACATCTCCTGGGAGCAGTACGAACAGATCCACGACGTGCACAACCACGACGAATCCACAGATATCGACGCCTACACGACGCCGGAAGGCGAGTTCGTCTTCGACGGCTGGGGCCGAATGGGCGAGCGGAAGTACACGTACGTGGAGTAG
- a CDS encoding Gfo/Idh/MocA family protein: protein MAQRVIHVGCGGWGAMWVGEFLPANVEDDTIEVVAAVDQDPEALENANRDLDLPDERCYTDAETAFESHDAEFATLVVPPEVRKPLVEAALAHDLDLLTEKPIAPTLAEAVEIADIVEQAGARMAVTMSHRFDRDKTTLRRRIQRGEYGPLDYLVFRFTQRYRQRDEWVAGRPYEMDHPLLVEGGVHHLDLLASLAGAKCERLYARTWNPEWSDFSGDSQALVTMEFENGVHATYEGATTNAVSMNGWNNEYVRAECRDATLELDARELTAYPYDPDAEPRHTASGPPEGETIPLDDREKWMNSWLIEQFCQWRAGGEPMPTRVSENLQSVALIEAAMRSSERDEPVAVQELLEHVRRE from the coding sequence ATGGCACAGCGAGTGATTCACGTCGGCTGCGGCGGCTGGGGCGCGATGTGGGTCGGTGAGTTCCTCCCGGCGAACGTCGAAGACGACACGATCGAGGTCGTCGCGGCCGTCGATCAGGACCCCGAGGCGCTCGAAAACGCGAACCGCGATCTCGATCTTCCCGACGAGCGCTGTTACACCGACGCCGAGACAGCCTTCGAGAGCCACGACGCCGAGTTCGCGACGCTCGTCGTCCCGCCTGAGGTGCGCAAACCGCTGGTCGAGGCCGCGCTGGCGCACGATCTCGATCTCCTGACGGAGAAACCGATCGCGCCGACGCTCGCCGAGGCTGTCGAGATTGCGGACATTGTCGAGCAAGCGGGTGCGAGGATGGCGGTCACGATGAGCCACCGCTTCGACCGGGACAAGACGACGCTGCGGCGACGCATCCAGCGTGGTGAGTACGGCCCGCTGGACTACCTCGTCTTCCGGTTCACCCAGCGCTATCGCCAGCGCGACGAGTGGGTCGCGGGCCGACCGTACGAGATGGACCACCCACTCCTGGTCGAGGGCGGCGTCCACCATCTCGATCTGCTGGCATCGCTGGCGGGCGCGAAGTGCGAACGCCTCTACGCGCGCACCTGGAATCCCGAATGGAGTGACTTTTCGGGCGATTCCCAGGCGCTCGTGACGATGGAGTTCGAAAACGGCGTTCACGCGACCTACGAAGGCGCGACGACGAACGCCGTCTCGATGAACGGCTGGAACAACGAGTACGTCCGCGCGGAGTGCCGTGACGCCACGTTGGAACTCGACGCCCGGGAGTTGACGGCCTATCCCTACGATCCCGACGCCGAACCACGGCATACCGCCTCCGGGCCGCCCGAGGGCGAGACGATTCCACTGGACGACCGCGAGAAGTGGATGAATTCGTGGTTGATCGAGCAATTTTGCCAGTGGCGAGCGGGTGGCGAACCGATGCCGACGCGGGTCTCGGAGAACCTGCAATCCGTCGCGTTGATCGAGGCCGCGATGCGCTCGAGCGAGCGCGACGAACCCGTGGCGGTTCAGGAGTTACTCGAACACGTCCGGCGGGAGTGA
- a CDS encoding glycoside hydrolase family 97 catalytic domain-containing protein: MPSEHPPHIDRRDFLGGLSLTAAAAFSLTVPAQVAARVTDGQDDPVQTISSPDGSIEVTVDVGDGSLTYSVTHDGTTVVGDSALGFAFQNQPAFGDGLAVTGSERATTDQTWTPVWDQYDEIRNHHEELRIGLEESSDPGRSLTLAVRAFDDGAAFRYVFPEDSGFGDFVITGERTQFAFEGDHTSWWIQNDYNSYEYSYRETPLSELGSGTSYEGAHTPLTMRTENDRYVSVHEADLLDYAAMGLEPTETATTLESDLAPLPDGTKVTASAPHRTPWRTIQIADRPGALIESNLIVNCNEPLDPEHFPQGTDWIEPAKFIGIWWLMITGRASWQYRGPTQGNHAAQTERMKQYMDFASEHGIRSVLVEGWNQGWDSYPGSGDTMDFDQSYEDFDLEGVTDYGQSLDPPVEMTAHNETSGNISRYESQLAEDPNHFADYDDLGIHSIKTGYVADNGVRIDGEIHSHHCQPLVNHHHLVYREAAKNRQMLEVHEPVKPTGERRRFPNVMTKEGVLGQEYDSFGTNSPSHHVTFPFTRMLAGPVEYTPGIFDMDSGSGGIETTRAKQLAMYPTYLSGLHMVADLPSSYLADQPATLSVGGVSQAEFAELGPFSAEAAWGHAQGERYVPVDRSSGSTGSRLTWTVEDVPEAGEYDVHVRYANGTGSEGTLSVVAGDSETQVTFPKTDHWDVWNSVSTTMALDAGDNTVGLKLAAGDSGRINVDAIAISQPGESMPEPETAPIRGPTVEEFQFVEDVPAAGWDDTRVLDSVIGEYTVTARRKDEEWFVGVMTGDDARVLDVPLEFLDDAQYVAELYGDGPDAAFDTNLDDVSVEAALVDRQTTLLASLVGSGGMAVRLRPADADDQETLSSYERPTQNVSASIDSETLTSQPFATVTVANEGTHVGGTEIELLVDGEVVEALNARAGPDESRTISLGHRFTEGGTYEVEIRTGETTIATESVTAIRPQSVAAFLDGFGDDGGPGEFTYPSGSAYRSGAFDLQSFVVTSTPDRARFAFEVATLYDAREASRGFSPHMFVLWVHDPSADGGRTSARDDLGANVDFQRSWHYRVAVSGSTASVIRADGSTLVETAEIDTLVDIEGNTVTVAVPRSAFDGEVSTFSVAAGVHAGADGTLMAVAAEASESAFGGADPVENAPRLSDIVTPSDVEQSEALSYGSDDRASLPFVPLGEGADDGGETTPSGSGDGPGFGVVSGALGTAGGLAYGIRSLTNQDGGPEDRSDH; encoded by the coding sequence GTGCCTTCCGAACACCCCCCACATATCGACCGCCGCGACTTTCTCGGCGGGCTGTCGCTGACGGCAGCAGCCGCGTTCTCGCTGACTGTTCCGGCCCAGGTCGCAGCGCGCGTGACCGACGGCCAGGACGACCCCGTCCAGACTATCTCCTCACCGGACGGATCGATCGAGGTCACGGTCGACGTCGGCGACGGTTCGCTCACCTACAGCGTCACCCACGACGGGACGACCGTCGTCGGCGACTCGGCGCTCGGGTTCGCGTTCCAGAACCAGCCGGCGTTCGGCGACGGCCTGGCCGTCACCGGGAGCGAACGCGCGACGACTGACCAGACCTGGACGCCGGTCTGGGACCAGTACGACGAGATTCGAAATCACCACGAGGAACTGCGGATCGGTCTCGAAGAGTCGAGCGATCCGGGTCGGTCGCTGACCCTCGCGGTCAGGGCCTTCGACGACGGCGCCGCCTTCCGGTACGTCTTCCCCGAAGACAGTGGGTTCGGCGACTTCGTCATCACGGGCGAACGGACGCAGTTCGCCTTCGAGGGCGACCACACGAGCTGGTGGATCCAGAACGACTACAACAGCTACGAGTACTCCTATCGAGAGACGCCGCTGAGCGAACTCGGCTCGGGAACGTCCTACGAGGGCGCGCACACGCCGCTGACGATGCGGACCGAAAACGACCGCTACGTCAGCGTCCACGAGGCCGACCTGCTGGACTACGCGGCGATGGGACTCGAACCGACCGAGACGGCGACCACTCTTGAGTCGGATCTCGCGCCGCTGCCCGACGGGACGAAAGTGACCGCCAGCGCCCCCCACCGCACGCCCTGGCGGACGATTCAGATCGCCGACCGACCGGGCGCGCTGATCGAGTCGAATCTGATCGTCAACTGTAACGAGCCGCTCGATCCCGAGCACTTCCCGCAGGGGACCGACTGGATCGAACCGGCGAAGTTCATCGGTATCTGGTGGCTGATGATCACCGGGCGCGCGAGCTGGCAGTACCGGGGGCCGACCCAGGGCAACCACGCCGCCCAGACCGAACGGATGAAACAGTACATGGACTTCGCCAGCGAGCACGGGATCCGATCGGTGCTGGTCGAGGGCTGGAACCAGGGGTGGGACTCCTACCCCGGCAGCGGCGACACGATGGACTTCGACCAGTCCTACGAGGACTTCGACCTGGAGGGAGTCACGGACTACGGTCAGTCGCTGGATCCGCCGGTCGAGATGACCGCCCACAACGAGACGTCGGGCAACATCTCGCGATACGAGTCGCAACTGGCCGAAGACCCCAACCACTTCGCCGACTACGACGACCTGGGAATCCACTCGATCAAGACCGGCTACGTCGCCGACAACGGGGTCCGAATCGACGGCGAGATTCACAGCCACCACTGCCAGCCCCTGGTCAACCACCACCACCTCGTCTACCGCGAGGCCGCGAAAAACCGACAGATGCTCGAAGTTCACGAGCCGGTCAAGCCGACTGGCGAGCGCCGGCGCTTCCCGAACGTCATGACCAAAGAGGGCGTTCTCGGCCAGGAGTACGACTCCTTCGGGACGAACAGCCCGAGCCACCACGTGACCTTCCCGTTTACCCGGATGCTCGCCGGACCCGTCGAGTACACGCCCGGCATATTCGACATGGACTCGGGCTCGGGCGGCATCGAGACGACGCGAGCCAAACAGCTCGCGATGTACCCGACGTACCTCAGCGGCCTGCACATGGTCGCGGACCTCCCGAGTTCGTACCTCGCCGACCAGCCCGCGACGCTGTCGGTCGGCGGCGTCAGCCAGGCCGAGTTCGCTGAACTCGGTCCCTTCAGTGCCGAGGCCGCCTGGGGTCACGCACAGGGCGAACGCTACGTCCCCGTCGATCGCTCTAGCGGCTCGACCGGCTCGCGACTCACCTGGACGGTCGAGGACGTGCCCGAAGCCGGCGAGTACGACGTTCACGTCCGGTACGCCAACGGGACCGGCAGCGAGGGGACGCTCTCGGTCGTCGCGGGCGACAGCGAGACCCAGGTGACGTTCCCCAAGACCGACCACTGGGACGTCTGGAACAGCGTCTCGACGACGATGGCGCTCGATGCGGGAGACAACACCGTCGGGCTGAAACTCGCTGCCGGCGATTCGGGACGGATCAACGTCGACGCGATCGCAATCAGTCAGCCGGGCGAGTCGATGCCCGAACCGGAGACGGCCCCGATACGGGGCCCGACCGTCGAGGAGTTCCAGTTCGTCGAAGACGTACCGGCGGCGGGCTGGGACGACACACGCGTCCTCGATTCGGTAATCGGGGAGTACACCGTCACTGCCCGCCGGAAGGACGAGGAGTGGTTCGTCGGCGTCATGACCGGCGACGACGCCCGCGTGCTCGACGTCCCCCTGGAGTTCCTCGACGACGCCCAGTACGTCGCTGAACTCTACGGCGACGGCCCCGACGCGGCCTTCGACACGAACCTCGACGACGTCAGCGTCGAGGCGGCCCTCGTCGACAGGCAAACGACGCTGCTGGCCTCGCTGGTCGGCAGCGGTGGCATGGCCGTCAGACTCCGGCCGGCAGACGCGGACGACCAGGAGACGCTGTCGAGTTACGAGCGACCGACCCAGAACGTGAGCGCGTCGATCGACAGCGAGACGCTCACTAGCCAGCCGTTCGCGACGGTGACCGTCGCAAACGAGGGGACACACGTCGGCGGAACGGAGATCGAACTCCTCGTCGATGGGGAGGTCGTCGAAGCGCTGAACGCACGGGCTGGGCCCGACGAGTCCCGGACGATCTCGCTCGGCCATCGATTCACCGAAGGCGGAACCTACGAGGTCGAGATTCGGACGGGAGAGACGACGATCGCCACCGAGTCCGTGACCGCGATCCGACCCCAGTCGGTCGCCGCGTTCCTCGACGGCTTCGGCGACGACGGCGGCCCCGGCGAGTTCACCTATCCCAGCGGGTCGGCCTACAGGAGCGGAGCGTTCGACCTGCAGTCGTTCGTCGTCACGTCCACGCCCGACCGGGCACGGTTCGCATTCGAGGTCGCGACCCTCTACGACGCCCGCGAGGCATCTCGTGGCTTCTCGCCACACATGTTCGTGCTGTGGGTCCACGACCCGAGTGCCGACGGCGGGCGGACCAGCGCTCGCGACGACCTCGGCGCGAACGTCGACTTCCAGCGGTCGTGGCACTACCGGGTCGCCGTCAGCGGCTCGACGGCGAGCGTGATCCGGGCGGACGGTTCGACGCTCGTCGAAACTGCCGAGATCGATACGCTCGTCGATATAGAGGGGAACACGGTGACCGTCGCTGTCCCGCGATCGGCCTTCGATGGCGAGGTGTCGACGTTCTCGGTCGCAGCGGGCGTCCACGCTGGGGCCGACGGCACGCTCATGGCGGTCGCCGCCGAGGCCAGCGAGTCGGCGTTCGGCGGGGCCGACCCGGTGGAGAACGCACCTCGTCTCAGCGACATCGTCACTCCCTCCGATGTCGAGCAATCCGAGGCACTGAGTTACGGTTCCGACGACCGCGCGTCGCTGCCGTTCGTCCCGCTCGGCGAGGGGGCCGACGACGGCGGTGAGACGACACCGTCCGGGTCGGGCGACGGGCCCGGATTCGGCGTCGTCTCGGGCGCGCTCGGGACGGCCGGCGGACTCGCCTACGGGATCCGGTCGCTGACGAACCAGGATGGCGGACCCGAGGACAGGTCAGACCACTAG